The following DNA comes from Streptococcus pasteurianus.
ATTATTTGTGGTTTTGGTTTAGGGGTTGTCTTTTGGGGAAATTCTTCAACAGGTGGAACAGGTATTATCACCCAAATTCTCCATAAATACACACCACTTCCTCTTGCCGTTGCAATGACAATCGTTGATGGTTGTAGTGTTGCGATGGGATTTGTCGCCTTTGATATTGACACAGTTATGTATTCTATTATTGCATTGATTACGATTGGTTATGTCGTTAATAGCATGCAACTTGGGGTCACTTCATCACGAAATATCATGATTGTTTCACCTAAGAATGATTTAATCAAACATTATATTTCTACGAAAGCAGACCGTGGGGTCACTGAAATTCCAGTTACTGGTGGTTATTCAGGTGAAAATCATACCATGCTAATGACAACTGTTTCTCGTCAAGAAGTTCCTCGTTTAGAAAAAAATATCCAAAAAATTGACGAAACTGCCTTTATCGTCGTTATGCCTGCTACACAAGTTATGGGACGTGGATTTAGCCTCAAAAAATACTATAAACTTGACGAAAAAGACATCATTTTACCAATGTAATGCAAAGCCTCGCTTTCTCTGATTGAAAATTGGGGCTTTTTCATGTACAATGAAGCTTATAGATAAATATTATGAGGTGAAAAATTGCTTACAGTTTCTGATGTATCACTACGTTTCAGCGATAGAAAACTATTTGATGAGGTTAACATCAACTTTACAGCTGGAAATACCTATGGTTTAATCGGTGCCAATGGTGCAGGAAAATCAACATTTTTAAAAATCTTGGCAGGAGATATTGAACCAACAACAGGTCATGTTTCCCTTGGTCCAAATGAACGCTTATCAGTTCTTCGTCAAAATCACTTTGACTATGAGGAAGAACGTGCTATTGATGTTGTTATTATGGGAAATGAACGTCTTTACAACATTATGAAAGAAAAAGATGCTATCTACATGAAACCTGATTTTTCAGATGAAGATGGTGTCCGCGCTGCCGAGTTAGAAAGCGAATTTGCAGAGCTTGGCGGTTGGGAAGCCGAAAGCGAAGCTTCTCAATTACTTCAAAACTTAAACATTCCAGAAGATCTTCATTACCAAAACATGAGTGAATTAGCCAATGGTGATAAAGTGAAAGTCCTTCTTGCCAAAGCTCTTTTTGGTAAACCTGACGTCCTTCTCCTTGACGAACCAACCAACGGTCTTGATATTCAATCTATTTCTTGGTTAGAAGATTTCTTGATTGACTTTGAAAATACTGTTATTGTCGTTTCCCATGACCGTCACTTCTTAAATAAAGTATGTACGCACATGGCTGACCTTGATTTCGGTAAAATCAAACTTTACGTCGGTAACTACGACTTCTGGAAACAATCTTCTGAGCTTGCTGCTCGCCTACAAGCAGACCGCAATGCTAAAGCAGAAGAAAAAATTAAAGAATTACAAGAATTCGTGGCACGTTTCTCTGCCAATGCTTCTAAATCAAAACAAGCCACATCTCGTAAGAAAATGCTTGATAAAATTGAATTAGAAGAAATTGTTCCTTCTAGTCGTAAATACCCATTTATCAACTTCAAAGCAGAACGCGAACTTGGTAAAGACCTTTTAACGGTTGAGAATTTATCCGTTAAAATTGATGGAGAAACTGTTCTTGATAATATCAGCTTCATCCTACGTCCAGGTGATAAAACAGCTTTCATTGGACAAAACGATATTCAAACAACAGCTCTTATTCGTGCTTTGATGGATGACATAGAATACGAAGGTACTATCAAATGGGGGGTCACAACTAGCCGCTCTTATCTTCCAAAAGATAATTCACGTGACTTTTCCTCTGGTGAATCAATTCTTGAATGGCTTCGTCAATTTGCTTCTAAAGAAGAGGACGATAACACATTCCTTCGTGGATTCCTTGGACGCATGCTTTTCTCTGGTGACGAAGTTAACAAATCAGTTAGCGTATTGTCAGGGGGAGAAAAAGTGCGCGTGATGCTTTCTAAATTGATGCTCCTCAAATCCAACGTTCTTGTCCTTGATGATCCAACAAACCACTTAGACTTGGAATCAATTTCAAGCTTGAATGATGGGCTGAAAGATTTCAAAGAATCTATTATCTTTGCAAGTCATGACCATGAGTTTATTCAAACACTTGCTAATCACATTGTCGTGATCTCAAAAAATGGGGTTATTGACCGTATCGATGAAACTTATGATGAATTTCTTGAAAATGAAGAAGTTCAAGCCAAAGTTAAAGAACTCTGGAAAGATTAATTTATTAATAATTTCCTGACGTTTACACAAACTTTACAATATATAGAAAAGAAACAGGTTGGGATAAGCTATCTCAACCTGTCTTACTAAAGCTATGACATTAAAATCTTTAAAATCAAACATTAATACTCTTTACTACTTAGCAGCATTTGCTCTGCCATTTCTTATCTTATTTTTCGCCTTATTGTCTGAAGATATTTCATTCAATAGTGACACGACTATTTTAGCTAGTGACGGTTTCCACCAGTATGTCATTTTTGCTGAAAATCTACGAAATATTTTACACGGTTCAGATAGTATTTTTTACACCTTTACGAGTGGTTTGGGGCTAAACTTCTATGCTCTTATTAGTTACTATCTAGGAAGCTTCTTCTCACCTTTCGTTTATTTCTTCAGTCTAAAGAGCATGCCTGATGCTATTTATATCTTTACATTACTGAAAGTTGCTTGTATGGGGGTAAGTTGTTTTTATAGTCTCAGACAACTCTACCCTAAAGTGCTGAAACCTTTCAGCATCATCTTATCGACTTCTTATGCATTGATGAGTTTTGCCATCAGCCAAATTGAAATTAATATGTGGCTTGATGTATTCATTCTTTTGCCTTTAATCATTTTAGGAATTAATCGCTTATTAGGTCAGCAAAAATTCATCCTTTATTACCTAAGTTTAACGATTCTCTTTATCCAAAACTATTATTTTGGATACATGGTTGTTATCTTTTTAATTCTTTATTTCCTTGTTCAATTAACTAAAGAATTTAAATGGAAAGTCATTCTACGAAAATTTATTGACTTTACAGTTGTATCAATCTCTGCTGGTCTCTCTAGCTGCATCATGCTGTTACCAACTTACTTAGACCTATCTACACACGGTGAGGAATTTTCTAAGTTTACAGAGTTGTTTACAGATGCGTCATGGTTCTTTGATTTATTTGCTAAGAATTTTGTTGGCTCTTACGACACAACAAAATTTGGTTCTATTCCGATGATTTACGTGGGAATTTTCCCATTAATATTAGCTATTATTTTCTTTACGATTAAATCAATCAGGTGGCAAACTCGTTTAGCTTATGGCATAATGCTTGCTCTCATTGTCGCTAGTTTTTATCTTGAACCATTAGATCTTATCTGGCAAGGTATGCATTCACCAAATATGTTTCTTCACCGCTATTCTTGGACATTCTCTATTCTTATCATCCTATTAGCAGCTGAAACATTATCTCGTTTAAAAGAATTAACACTCAAGCAATATCTTATTGGGATTATTCCCTTGGCTCTTGGATTTATTGTTACAGCGTTGTTCCAAAGTCATTATGACTTTTTAGAACCTTCGCAAGTCATTATCACCTTTGCTTTCTTAGCTGCTTATGCTATTATACTCATCAGTTATGTAAATAAGTATCTATCATTTAAACTCTTTGTCAGCTTTACACTTATCTTTACAATTTTTGAAATATCATTAAATACTTATTATCAAATTGCAGCCCTTGATAGCGAGTGGGTCTTTCCTTCTCGACAAAGCTATAATCGTAACTTGACAGACATTGACAAACTTGTCAACGAAACACAAGAACTGAATACTACTTTCTATCGTACCGAAGAATTGTTACCTCAAACTGGCAATGACAGTATGAAATATAATTACAATGGTATCTCTCAATTTTCATCTATCCGAAACACGACCTCTAGTAGCACATTAGACCGGCTTGGCTTTAAATCAACAGGGACTAATCTCAACCTTCGCTACCAAAATAATACCTTGCTGATGGATAGTTTATTTGCTGTGAAGTATAATCTTTCTGAAACTAGTGTTGATAAATTTGGTTTCAATTATGTTGACGGTTCTGGCAATGTATCACTTTATGAAAATCAATATGCTAGTCAGCTAGCTATTTTAACGAATGGTATTTACAAGGATATTGACTTTGGTGTCAACACGCTTGACAACCAAACTAATTTTATCAATAACTTGACAGGATTATCTGAGAAATACTTCACACGTTTAGCTTCTCAACTAACCGGTGGTGCTAATTTGCTTAATAACCGAGTCACCACTACAAATGATGGTCAGTTGACAACAAGTGCTACTTATCAAGTCACTGTCACTGCTAATACTCAACTTTATGTAAGTGTCCCTAACATTACTTTCTCTAATGATAATAGTGAATCTGTGCAAATTACAGTTAATGGAAAAACGACAGAATACACAACCGATAATGCTTACAGCTTCTTTGACCTTGGTTACTTTGAAGAAGGACAAACGCTTGACATCACATTTACTTTCCCTGAAAATAGTCAAGTTTCCTTCAATCAACCTAATTTTTATGCTTTAGATTTAACAAGTTATCAAAAAGCTATGGCGATTATTGACAATCCAGAGGTTACCGTTACAACTGATAAAAATACCGTTACTGCTACTTATAAAGCAGACGAAGATAGTTCACTATTCTTCACCATTCCATATGATAAAGGATGGACAGCTACACAAAACGGGGAAAAACTTAAGGTTTCAAAAGCGCAAGATGGTTTTATGAAAGTTGATGTAAAAGCTGGTGAAGGTAAAGTAACGTTAACTTACATCCCAAATGGTTTTAAAGAAGGAGCTTATCTATCCATATTAGGCATCATCCTTTTCCTTGCTTACATAATTGCACGAAGAAAGTATCATTTAAGGATAAAAGCAGGCTAAAACTTAGCCTGCTTTATTTTTAGGTATTAAAAAATTCCTAAGTAACTTAGGAAGGTGTCTTATCACTCCGGCAGTAGGACTCGAACCTACGACATCATGATTAACAGTCATGCGCTACTACCAACTGAGCTATGCCGGATAAAGAAAAAAACTGCTAGGCAGTAGTTTATAGTCCGTACGGGATTCGAACCCGTGTTACCGCCGTGAAAAGGCGGTGTCTTAACCCCTTGACCAACGGACCAGAAGCTTTAAGGATTTCTCCTTAACACTCATACTATTATATCAGATATTTTTTCTTTGTCTATAGTTTTTTTAAATTTTTTACGTTTTTTACAAAAATTATCGGTCCCGCATTGTAAAATGAGGTACAACAAAAAAGACATACATATTCGTCTTATATACTAAAGTCGGTAAACAAAGTATAAAGAAAAAATGAAAATGTCCACTAACTACTCTACTAAAAAACAGCCCTATCACCACCTTTCTGAAGTAGAACGTGGGAAAATGAAAAGCTATCTCTCTCAGAAGGTTAAAACCAGCTGAAATTGCGAGAATTTTGGATAGACATCTCTCCACCATCTCTCGTGAACTCAAACGTGGGACTGTCAAACCGGTCAATGGAAAGAAAATTTACTATGAAGAGTATTTCGCAGAAACCGCTCAAATTCGGTGCTCTGAAGGCAGGAAAGGGAGTTATTAGTCTGAAGCTTGAGAAAGTATCAGAAACTTTCTTATTGTCATTTACTAAAACGATGAAGGCTAAATTTAGAATCCATTACTCAATCCATTAATAACAGATTAAGAAGAATACACAACTATCAATCTGCTAAAAAACGATTTGAACTAGCTCAAACAGCATAAGAACTATTAACTTACTCAGATGAATGCTTTGTTGCACTTAACTTGACAAGTGGGAGAAAAATGATTAGTCAAAATTCACAATATTTCTCACTTACTTTCTAATCATGATTTATTTTTATGAATTGATTTTTAGTTGACAGCATAGTCAATATTTTGATAAAATGATT
Coding sequences within:
- a CDS encoding YfhO family protein, with amino-acid sequence MTLKSLKSNINTLYYLAAFALPFLILFFALLSEDISFNSDTTILASDGFHQYVIFAENLRNILHGSDSIFYTFTSGLGLNFYALISYYLGSFFSPFVYFFSLKSMPDAIYIFTLLKVACMGVSCFYSLRQLYPKVLKPFSIILSTSYALMSFAISQIEINMWLDVFILLPLIILGINRLLGQQKFILYYLSLTILFIQNYYFGYMVVIFLILYFLVQLTKEFKWKVILRKFIDFTVVSISAGLSSCIMLLPTYLDLSTHGEEFSKFTELFTDASWFFDLFAKNFVGSYDTTKFGSIPMIYVGIFPLILAIIFFTIKSIRWQTRLAYGIMLALIVASFYLEPLDLIWQGMHSPNMFLHRYSWTFSILIILLAAETLSRLKELTLKQYLIGIIPLALGFIVTALFQSHYDFLEPSQVIITFAFLAAYAIILISYVNKYLSFKLFVSFTLIFTIFEISLNTYYQIAALDSEWVFPSRQSYNRNLTDIDKLVNETQELNTTFYRTEELLPQTGNDSMKYNYNGISQFSSIRNTTSSSTLDRLGFKSTGTNLNLRYQNNTLLMDSLFAVKYNLSETSVDKFGFNYVDGSGNVSLYENQYASQLAILTNGIYKDIDFGVNTLDNQTNFINNLTGLSEKYFTRLASQLTGGANLLNNRVTTTNDGQLTTSATYQVTVTANTQLYVSVPNITFSNDNSESVQITVNGKTTEYTTDNAYSFFDLGYFEEGQTLDITFTFPENSQVSFNQPNFYALDLTSYQKAMAIIDNPEVTVTTDKNTVTATYKADEDSSLFFTIPYDKGWTATQNGEKLKVSKAQDGFMKVDVKAGEGKVTLTYIPNGFKEGAYLSILGIILFLAYIIARRKYHLRIKAG
- a CDS encoding ATP-binding cassette domain-containing protein; amino-acid sequence: MLTVSDVSLRFSDRKLFDEVNINFTAGNTYGLIGANGAGKSTFLKILAGDIEPTTGHVSLGPNERLSVLRQNHFDYEEERAIDVVIMGNERLYNIMKEKDAIYMKPDFSDEDGVRAAELESEFAELGGWEAESEASQLLQNLNIPEDLHYQNMSELANGDKVKVLLAKALFGKPDVLLLDEPTNGLDIQSISWLEDFLIDFENTVIVVSHDRHFLNKVCTHMADLDFGKIKLYVGNYDFWKQSSELAARLQADRNAKAEEKIKELQEFVARFSANASKSKQATSRKKMLDKIELEEIVPSSRKYPFINFKAERELGKDLLTVENLSVKIDGETVLDNISFILRPGDKTAFIGQNDIQTTALIRALMDDIEYEGTIKWGVTTSRSYLPKDNSRDFSSGESILEWLRQFASKEEDDNTFLRGFLGRMLFSGDEVNKSVSVLSGGEKVRVMLSKLMLLKSNVLVLDDPTNHLDLESISSLNDGLKDFKESIIFASHDHEFIQTLANHIVVISKNGVIDRIDETYDEFLENEEVQAKVKELWKD
- a CDS encoding YitT family protein, which translates into the protein MKKKLIDFGLVTVGAFIAAIGFNSFFLENHIASGGVVGLAVSLKALFGWNTGNFVMISNFPLLIACWLFLGKETFVKTVYGSWIYSIFVKLTEGVPNLTDNPLLAALFGGIICGFGLGVVFWGNSSTGGTGIITQILHKYTPLPLAVAMTIVDGCSVAMGFVAFDIDTVMYSIIALITIGYVVNSMQLGVTSSRNIMIVSPKNDLIKHYISTKADRGVTEIPVTGGYSGENHTMLMTTVSRQEVPRLEKNIQKIDETAFIVVMPATQVMGRGFSLKKYYKLDEKDIILPM